cagaatttgaagaaaacactactgcttgattgttactcgtaataattatttatgatgtatatattttgcattaattattgtgttattttactctatatattaactgattctaccttttatttatataaatgctaggtgacatcatgcgtcgcaggggacgatatgctggtgtgcagttccagttttcacagacagaggccggtacgtcttcttcaacaTAGCAGCTTGAGgctagttcagctgcacagcattctgagccctgtccttcatcatcagcacagcacgatcctcctgttcatcagccagatgatgagatacacgtgcagggcatatattgtctttcatgtaatttttttttattttattttatgtatatttatgatatagttacttttatgtattttttgcagacggatctgggagagtacgccccagacgcggacccacagtagtacgagatgtgtggcagatgcgtgaggacgagaggattgttgtggagtgcaatcagctaggtcagccaattaagaaagctgcctgcttattgacttcatttttggggactgttgctcggaggcctcagctatatccgttgggctatgcaaaatggaatgacatgcttccaacgtacaaagttgagctcctccgagttatagaggtaatgaattgatgttcatactatatattaattgttaatcatttatataatttatttcatttaattttttttttatagagcaagtttgttctccctccatccactcatgattttgtaatgaagtctctcaaccagaaatggaaagaatatagagcacaattgaagaaggactatatgagacagggtatgacag
Above is a genomic segment from Elaeis guineensis isolate ETL-2024a chromosome 1, EG11, whole genome shotgun sequence containing:
- the LOC140856416 gene encoding uncharacterized protein, translated to MREDERIVVECNQLGQPIKKAACLLTSFLGTVARRPQLYPLGYAKWNDMLPTYKVELLRVIESKFVLPPSTHDFVMKSLNQKWKEYRAQLKKDYMRQGMTEEEVARNCPPDVPPHQWMELVHYWFSERAQTYSAIGRAARAAQSVPHTSGSKSYVRLRQKFVYSLNFHN